Proteins encoded in a region of the Neodiprion lecontei isolate iyNeoLeco1 chromosome 5, iyNeoLeco1.1, whole genome shotgun sequence genome:
- the LOC107217644 gene encoding RB1-inducible coiled-coil protein 1 isoform X2, producing MLYVFHVDTGTTVTFDMKLALESVAQLKEAIERVCGVATEQQVLLVSGGESLEPNARVCTYSAGTDTNPIYLFSKASIESQQPPVPSIEYGSDVDLQGQIEASLVMPATYQTVVARAQLGQQCWTLARNQTSVCEKLVHDQHLQQQGWAAVVANLEDITQMFQSRADLLQQSFTHYLTERQQYIELLNNFSEDLGMLSKIPILPALRAHAEGFLSPEDQDDAELGSNSSTTRAEPSNDTERGDQALSLLKWISAKDNQSSLEQVAEQCSRGLATFDERVMESLKSEVSSAVEAANKQDLKEIKGLGERLYGLEQLMFEAKKLVQEQGDLAQAFLQNQNRASNLGDASILPDLCASHKRQLQVMLQNHNHLRDIRRRCTKAKEELSVNLYHRLKWIMYVENKMMEVDGKLIMYHESLKRLRRHLDVLQQINLAPEMYMTAVAEVVRRRTFSQSFLVWASNLACQLLTVHSEEIARRRDFLGKFEGHFLNTLFPGLEDTPPDFATQAPSVFDSALPKLTSHDMESLRKTLPDLALAVSTPDLNSITQFFLSKSLTEGSSIEGSKDKENEQDLANPDDKNSSPLRAPLLGDRGGGFESETDTEEFEKIGQQGQTITELKQGGVNLESFDGDTASDKEKRSELASAAATTSTTTVNIQDHHHHHHRRRCHSTKSNNTNKSAAATSSSTVTHSPDGHNHPDPINNPSLNNPAVCDGGGSGNEGSGEACGPGSGSGSGSGSGSGSGSRSGTREQGGHQLDSAGSSSSLENGIGDFLGTEFYMDESLPSSLSEHPGPSVDVHHQAIVTLLQENLGNTREEVERLQSILRCMKSVAGEALLALRQELAIIRERMLIGNSGLTELTEDVRKALEIHSGECERTLQEREQELTVDHELEMADLRKLMQSREDDIRSLEQTIVEKESELSEHERLLAALRQKMDADQTEFRQFQSRILMMEEAIERANMEKDIALKESQQVSKAEIDALNASLAESQERVGQLEERLNAIGAEHEEAIKAATEKYQKVYKTELENIRSRFKLMAASTMERSPSDSSLEKIERPEMIELVNHEAIVAKLREDMKTERTTAIRGAIEKERSECAAKLDHELRLARQRNDAERQVWFNEAMRRVIEEKERQLETHRSREAMLSEECERFKVESLEADKVRLEANMEADRNELKDREDKLKELESERDKLRAELNDERLKMSEGGGCLEEAVKMLEAKNERLETINAGADSRLQKLEAEKDKLKAELEIHRKIDDIEVSESKKVRLESEPDLQELIRRLELVEGENKRLKSEMRILREGRSILESKVEALKSDNVALKMELVEERSRRRNCTGEAMTASAAPDPREKDMCASVAVLPESSSRDAATSPEPSRRKSSVHVDNKLTRSTRNLIQQSKISICTCNPGDIVLVLWEPAYSSYTVLQETDAIYLVHSDSIVLLDLKLNPDGTPKKNHTVAEVVKKEWCLAKKANNRYKVEEGKTFYRVKLKPQQKETGSTYTGSRVSSSCQTSEALMKGSPSSSHQHQPSSH from the exons ATGCTTTACGTATTTCACGTTGATACCGGAACGACGGTCACCTTCGACATGAAGCTGGCCCTTGAGAG TGTCGCTCAGCTGAAGGAGGCTATAGAAAGAGTATGTGGAGTGGCAACCGAACAGCAGGTCCTGCTCGTGAGCGGGGGTGAAAGTCTCGAACCGAATGCAAGGGTCTGCACCTATTCCGCGGGGACGGACACCAATCCCATTTACCTGTTCAGCAAAGCGTCGATTGAGAGTCAACAGCCTCCCGTGCCGAGCATAGAATATGGCTCAG atgtaGATCTTCAGGGGCAGATCGAGGCATCGTTGGTGATGCCGGCTACGTATCAAACGGTTGTGGCGAGAGCGCAGCTGGGTCAACAGTGCTGGACGCTGGCGAGGAACCAGACAAGTGTTTGCGAGAAGCTTGTCCACGACCAGCATCTGCAGCAGCAAGGCTGGGCAGCGGTGGTCGCGAACCTCGAAGACATAACACAGATGTTTCAATCGAGGGCAGATCTGCTCCAACAGAGCTTCACTCACTACTTGACGGAACGGCAGCAGTACATCGAACTCTTGAACAA CTTCAGTGAGGACCTCGGCATGCTCTCAAAAATCCCCATCCTCCCTGCACTTCGGGCGCACGCGGAGGGCTTCCTGAGCCCCGAAGATCAAGATGACGCTGAGTTGGGAAGCAACAGCTCGACGACGAGGGCGGAACCGTCGAATGACACCGAACGGGGTGATCAGGCATTGAGTCTGCTAAAGTGGATATCGGCAAAGGACAATCAGAGCAGCCTCGAGCAGGTCGCTGAGCAGTGCTCGAGGGGCTTGGCAACGTTCGATGAGCGGGTGATGGAGTCGCTGAAGTCTGAGGTGAGCAGCGCCGTCGAGGCGGCGAACAAGCAGGACTTGAAGGAGATCAAGGGGCTCGGGGAGCGGCTCTACGGGCTGGAGCAGCTCATGTTCGAGGCTAAAAAACTGGTCCAGGAGCAGGGCGACCTGGCGCAGGCCTTCCTGCAGAACCAGAACAGGGCCAGCAACCTCGGGGACGCAAGCATCCTTCCAGACCTTTGCGCGTCTCACAAACGGCAGCTTCAGGTCATGCTCCAGAACCACAACCACCTCCGGGACATAAGGAGACGATGCACCAAGGCGAAGGAGGAGCTCTCGGTGAATCTTTATCACCGATTGAAGTGGATAATGTACGTGGAAAACAAAATGATGGAGGTCGACGGGAAGCTCATCATGTACCACGAAAGCCTTAAGCGGCTCAGACGCCATCTTGATGTGCTTCAGCAAATAAATCTCGCCCCTGAAATGTATATGACCGCCGTAGCCGAGGTTGTCCGGCGCAGGACGTTCTCTCAATCTTTTCTCGTGTGGGCCAGTAATCTCGCGTGTCAGCTTCTGACTGTTCATAGCGAGGAGATCGCCAGAAGAAGGGACTTTCTGGGGAAGTTTGAAGGGCACTTTTTGAACACCCTTTTCCCTGGACTCGAGGATACTCCCCCGGATTTCGCCACTCAGGCTCCTTCTGTTTTCGACAGTGCATTGCCAAAG CTAACTTCGCACGATATGGAATCGTTAAGAAAAACTTTGCCGGATCTTGCCCTGGCAGTTTCTACTCCTGACCTGAACAGCATCACTCAATTCTTTCTGTCGAAAAGTCTGACCGAGGGAAGCAGCATCGAAGGCTCAAAGGACAAGGAAAATGAGCAGGACTTAGCAAACCctgacgataaaaattcgaGCCCTCTGAGGGCGCCGCTTCTTGGCGATCG TGGCGGGGGTTTCGAGTCTGAGACGGATACcgaagagtttgaaaaaatcggaCAACAGGGTCAGACGATAACGGAGCTGAAGCAGGGTGGAGTCAATCTGGAATCATTCGACGGTGACACGGCGTCGGATAAGGAAAAACGATCAGAG TTAGCCTCCGCTGCCGCGACGACGTCAACGACGACGGTTAACATTCAAgatcatcaccatcatcatcatcgccgTCGGTGTCATTCGACGAAGAGCAACAACACCAACAAATCTGCTGCTgctacttcttcttctactgTTACTCATTCTCCCGATGGTCATAATCATCCCGATCCCATAAATAATCCTTCCTTAAACAATCCCGCGGTGTGCGACGGTGGCGGAAGTGGAAACGAAGGTTCGGGCGAAGCTTGCGGACCAGGATCAGGATCAGGATCAGGATCAGGATCAGGATCAGGATCAGGATCAAGATCGGGAACCAGAGAGCAAGGAGGGCACCAGCTCGACAGTGCGGGGAGCAGTTCTTCGTTGGAAAATGGAATCGGGGATTTCTTGGGTACCGAATTTTATATGGACGAATCATTGCCCAGCAGCCTTAGTGAACACCCGGGTCCAAGTGTCGATGTTCATCATCAAGCAATCGTTACCCTATTACAG GAGAACTTGGGAAACACGCGGGAAGAAGTTGAACGGCTCCAGTCGATACTTCGCTGCATGAAATCAGTGGCAGGCGAAGCTCTGCTGGCTTTACGTCAGGAGTTGGCGATAATAAGGGAACGCATGCTGATAGGAAACTCAGGACTGACGGAGCTGACGGAGGATGTGAGAAAGGCACTCGAAATCCACTCTGGAGAATGCGAGAGGACGCTGCAAGAGCGAGAGCAGGAACTGACTGTCGACCACGAGCTGGAAATGGCCGATTTACGGAAGCTGATGCAGAGTCGCGAGGACGACATCCGTTCCCTCGAGCAGACGATCGTCGAGAAGGAATCCGAGCTCTCGGAGCACGAGAGACTGCTCGCGGCTCTGCGCCAGAAGATGGACGCTGACCAGACAGAGTTCCGCCAGTTTCAGTCCAGGATCTTAATGATGGAAGAAGCCATCGAGAGGGCCAACATGGAAAAGGATATCGCTCTCAAGGAGAGCCAGCAGGTGAGTAAGGCCGAGATCGATGCACTCAATGCATCGCTCGCTGAAAGCCAGGAAAGGGTTGGACAGCTTGAGGAACGCCTCAACGCTATTGGAGCCGAACACGAAGAGGCCATCAAGGCTGCCACCGAAAAGTACCAGAAGGTCTATAAAACGGAACTGGAGAACATCAGGAGTAGGTTTAAGCTCATGGCAGCGTCGACGATGGAAAGAAGTCCGAGCGATTCAAGTCTTGAGAAGATCGAG CGTCCTGAAATGATTGAGCTTGTCAACCACGAGGCGATTGTGGCAAAGTTGCGGGAGGACATGAAGACTGAGAGGACAACAGCCATTCGTGGTGCCATCGAGAAGGAAAGATCGGAATGTGCTGCCAAATTGGACCATGAACTGAGGCTGGCCAGGCAGAGAAACGACGCCGAGAGACAGGTCTGGTTCAATGAAGCCATGCGTCGGGTGATCGAGGAGAAGGAGAGGCAGCTCGAAACTCATAGGTCCAGGGAAGCCATGCTGTCCGAAGAGTGTGAACGCTTCAAG GTCGAGAGTCTTGAGGCAGACAAAGTAAGACTAGAGGCGAACATGGAGGCTGATAGAAACGAGTTGAAAGACCGTGAGGACAAGTTGAAGGAGTTGGAATCCGAGAGAGATAAATTGCGGGCGGAGCTGAATGACGAGCGTCTGAAGATGAGCGAGGGAGGTGGGTGCTTGGAGGAGGCTGTGAAGATGCTGGAGGCGAAGAACGAGAGGCTGGAGACGATAAATGCGGGGGCTGACTCACGACTGCAAAAGCTGGAGGCGGAGAAGGACAAGCTGAAGGCAGAGCTGGAGATCCACAGAAAAATTGACGACATTGAAGTCTCGGAGTCCAAGAAGGTACGGCTTGAGTCAGAGCCAGACCTCCAGGAATTGATACGGCGACTCGAGCTAGTCGAGGGCGAGAACAAGCGGTTAAAATCGGAGATGCGAATCCTCCGCGAGGGCAGAAGCATCCTTGAATCGAAAGTCGAGGCTCTGAAGTCCGACAATGTCGCCCTGAAGATGGAACTCGTCGAGGAAAGATCGCGGCGCCGGAATTGCACCGGCGAGGCGATGACCGCCTCCGCTGCTCCTGATCCTCGCGAAAAAGACATGTGCGCCTCAGTCGCCGTGCTTCCGGAATCTTCGAGCCGCGATGCCGCGACGAGCCCCGAACCCAGCAGGCGAAAGTCGTCGGTCCACGTCGACAACAAACTTACTCGCAGCACAAGAAACCTCATCCAACAGTCAAAGATCAGCATCTGCACGTGCAATCCAGGCGACATCGTCCTCGTGCTGTGGGAACCTGCTTACTCATCTTACACAGTACTTCAAGAAACCGATGCAATATATTTAGTGCACTCCGACAGTATCGTCCTTCTCGATCTGAAACTTAATCCCGACGGCACTCCGAAGAAGAATCACACGGTTGCTGAGGTTGTCAAAAAAGAGTGGTGCCTCGCGAAAAAG GCAAATAACCGATATAAAGTTGAGGAAGGCAAAACATTTTATCGGGTTAAACTTAAGCCACAGCAGAAAGAGACCGGTAGTACTTACACTGGAAGTAGAGTCAGCAGTAGCTGTCAGACGAGCGAGGCATTGATGAAAGGATCTCCGTCATCGTCTCATCAACATCAGCCTTCATCCCACTGA
- the LOC107217644 gene encoding RB1-inducible coiled-coil protein 1 isoform X1 yields the protein MLYVFHVDTGTTVTFDMKLALESVAQLKEAIERVCGVATEQQVLLVSGGESLEPNARVCTYSAGTDTNPIYLFSKASIESQQPPVPSIEYGSDVDLQGQIEASLVMPATYQTVVARAQLGQQCWTLARNQTSVCEKLVHDQHLQQQGWAAVVANLEDITQMFQSRADLLQQSFTHYLTERQQYIELLNNFSEDLGMLSKIPILPALRAHAEGFLSPEDQDDAELGSNSSTTRAEPSNDTERGDQALSLLKWISAKDNQSSLEQVAEQCSRGLATFDERVMESLKSEVSSAVEAANKQDLKEIKGLGERLYGLEQLMFEAKKLVQEQGDLAQAFLQNQNRASNLGDASILPDLCASHKRQLQVMLQNHNHLRDIRRRCTKAKEELSVNLYHRLKWIMYVENKMMEVDGKLIMYHESLKRLRRHLDVLQQINLAPEMYMTAVAEVVRRRTFSQSFLVWASNLACQLLTVHSEEIARRRDFLGKFEGHFLNTLFPGLEDTPPDFATQAPSVFDSALPKLTSHDMESLRKTLPDLALAVSTPDLNSITQFFLSKSLTEGSSIEGSKDKENEQDLANPDDKNSSPLRAPLLGDRGGGFESETDTEEFEKIGQQGQTITELKQGGVNLESFDGDTASDKEKRSELASAAATTSTTTVNIQDHHHHHHRRRCHSTKSNNTNKSAAATSSSTVTHSPDGHNHPDPINNPSLNNPAVCDGGGSGNEGSGEACGPGSGSGSGSGSGSGSGSRSGTREQGGHQLDSAGSSSSLENGIGDFLGTEFYMDESLPSSLSEHPGPSVDVHHQAIVTLLQENLGNTREEVERLQSILRCMKSVAGEALLALRQELAIIRERMLIGNSGLTELTEDVRKALEIHSGECERTLQEREQELTVDHELEMADLRKLMQSREDDIRSLEQTIVEKESELSEHERLLAALRQKMDADQTEFRQFQSRILMMEEAIERANMEKDIALKESQQVSKAEIDALNASLAESQERVGQLEERLNAIGAEHEEAIKAATEKYQKVYKTELENIRSRFKLMAASTMERSPSDSSLEKIERPEMIELVNHEAIVAKLREDMKTERTTAIRGAIEKERSECAAKLDHELRLARQRNDAERQVWFNEAMRRVIEEKERQLETHRSREAMLSEECERFKVTIRRLTESETMIRQTLTETVESLEADKVRLEANMEADRNELKDREDKLKELESERDKLRAELNDERLKMSEGGGCLEEAVKMLEAKNERLETINAGADSRLQKLEAEKDKLKAELEIHRKIDDIEVSESKKVRLESEPDLQELIRRLELVEGENKRLKSEMRILREGRSILESKVEALKSDNVALKMELVEERSRRRNCTGEAMTASAAPDPREKDMCASVAVLPESSSRDAATSPEPSRRKSSVHVDNKLTRSTRNLIQQSKISICTCNPGDIVLVLWEPAYSSYTVLQETDAIYLVHSDSIVLLDLKLNPDGTPKKNHTVAEVVKKEWCLAKKANNRYKVEEGKTFYRVKLKPQQKETGSTYTGSRVSSSCQTSEALMKGSPSSSHQHQPSSH from the exons ATGCTTTACGTATTTCACGTTGATACCGGAACGACGGTCACCTTCGACATGAAGCTGGCCCTTGAGAG TGTCGCTCAGCTGAAGGAGGCTATAGAAAGAGTATGTGGAGTGGCAACCGAACAGCAGGTCCTGCTCGTGAGCGGGGGTGAAAGTCTCGAACCGAATGCAAGGGTCTGCACCTATTCCGCGGGGACGGACACCAATCCCATTTACCTGTTCAGCAAAGCGTCGATTGAGAGTCAACAGCCTCCCGTGCCGAGCATAGAATATGGCTCAG atgtaGATCTTCAGGGGCAGATCGAGGCATCGTTGGTGATGCCGGCTACGTATCAAACGGTTGTGGCGAGAGCGCAGCTGGGTCAACAGTGCTGGACGCTGGCGAGGAACCAGACAAGTGTTTGCGAGAAGCTTGTCCACGACCAGCATCTGCAGCAGCAAGGCTGGGCAGCGGTGGTCGCGAACCTCGAAGACATAACACAGATGTTTCAATCGAGGGCAGATCTGCTCCAACAGAGCTTCACTCACTACTTGACGGAACGGCAGCAGTACATCGAACTCTTGAACAA CTTCAGTGAGGACCTCGGCATGCTCTCAAAAATCCCCATCCTCCCTGCACTTCGGGCGCACGCGGAGGGCTTCCTGAGCCCCGAAGATCAAGATGACGCTGAGTTGGGAAGCAACAGCTCGACGACGAGGGCGGAACCGTCGAATGACACCGAACGGGGTGATCAGGCATTGAGTCTGCTAAAGTGGATATCGGCAAAGGACAATCAGAGCAGCCTCGAGCAGGTCGCTGAGCAGTGCTCGAGGGGCTTGGCAACGTTCGATGAGCGGGTGATGGAGTCGCTGAAGTCTGAGGTGAGCAGCGCCGTCGAGGCGGCGAACAAGCAGGACTTGAAGGAGATCAAGGGGCTCGGGGAGCGGCTCTACGGGCTGGAGCAGCTCATGTTCGAGGCTAAAAAACTGGTCCAGGAGCAGGGCGACCTGGCGCAGGCCTTCCTGCAGAACCAGAACAGGGCCAGCAACCTCGGGGACGCAAGCATCCTTCCAGACCTTTGCGCGTCTCACAAACGGCAGCTTCAGGTCATGCTCCAGAACCACAACCACCTCCGGGACATAAGGAGACGATGCACCAAGGCGAAGGAGGAGCTCTCGGTGAATCTTTATCACCGATTGAAGTGGATAATGTACGTGGAAAACAAAATGATGGAGGTCGACGGGAAGCTCATCATGTACCACGAAAGCCTTAAGCGGCTCAGACGCCATCTTGATGTGCTTCAGCAAATAAATCTCGCCCCTGAAATGTATATGACCGCCGTAGCCGAGGTTGTCCGGCGCAGGACGTTCTCTCAATCTTTTCTCGTGTGGGCCAGTAATCTCGCGTGTCAGCTTCTGACTGTTCATAGCGAGGAGATCGCCAGAAGAAGGGACTTTCTGGGGAAGTTTGAAGGGCACTTTTTGAACACCCTTTTCCCTGGACTCGAGGATACTCCCCCGGATTTCGCCACTCAGGCTCCTTCTGTTTTCGACAGTGCATTGCCAAAG CTAACTTCGCACGATATGGAATCGTTAAGAAAAACTTTGCCGGATCTTGCCCTGGCAGTTTCTACTCCTGACCTGAACAGCATCACTCAATTCTTTCTGTCGAAAAGTCTGACCGAGGGAAGCAGCATCGAAGGCTCAAAGGACAAGGAAAATGAGCAGGACTTAGCAAACCctgacgataaaaattcgaGCCCTCTGAGGGCGCCGCTTCTTGGCGATCG TGGCGGGGGTTTCGAGTCTGAGACGGATACcgaagagtttgaaaaaatcggaCAACAGGGTCAGACGATAACGGAGCTGAAGCAGGGTGGAGTCAATCTGGAATCATTCGACGGTGACACGGCGTCGGATAAGGAAAAACGATCAGAG TTAGCCTCCGCTGCCGCGACGACGTCAACGACGACGGTTAACATTCAAgatcatcaccatcatcatcatcgccgTCGGTGTCATTCGACGAAGAGCAACAACACCAACAAATCTGCTGCTgctacttcttcttctactgTTACTCATTCTCCCGATGGTCATAATCATCCCGATCCCATAAATAATCCTTCCTTAAACAATCCCGCGGTGTGCGACGGTGGCGGAAGTGGAAACGAAGGTTCGGGCGAAGCTTGCGGACCAGGATCAGGATCAGGATCAGGATCAGGATCAGGATCAGGATCAGGATCAAGATCGGGAACCAGAGAGCAAGGAGGGCACCAGCTCGACAGTGCGGGGAGCAGTTCTTCGTTGGAAAATGGAATCGGGGATTTCTTGGGTACCGAATTTTATATGGACGAATCATTGCCCAGCAGCCTTAGTGAACACCCGGGTCCAAGTGTCGATGTTCATCATCAAGCAATCGTTACCCTATTACAG GAGAACTTGGGAAACACGCGGGAAGAAGTTGAACGGCTCCAGTCGATACTTCGCTGCATGAAATCAGTGGCAGGCGAAGCTCTGCTGGCTTTACGTCAGGAGTTGGCGATAATAAGGGAACGCATGCTGATAGGAAACTCAGGACTGACGGAGCTGACGGAGGATGTGAGAAAGGCACTCGAAATCCACTCTGGAGAATGCGAGAGGACGCTGCAAGAGCGAGAGCAGGAACTGACTGTCGACCACGAGCTGGAAATGGCCGATTTACGGAAGCTGATGCAGAGTCGCGAGGACGACATCCGTTCCCTCGAGCAGACGATCGTCGAGAAGGAATCCGAGCTCTCGGAGCACGAGAGACTGCTCGCGGCTCTGCGCCAGAAGATGGACGCTGACCAGACAGAGTTCCGCCAGTTTCAGTCCAGGATCTTAATGATGGAAGAAGCCATCGAGAGGGCCAACATGGAAAAGGATATCGCTCTCAAGGAGAGCCAGCAGGTGAGTAAGGCCGAGATCGATGCACTCAATGCATCGCTCGCTGAAAGCCAGGAAAGGGTTGGACAGCTTGAGGAACGCCTCAACGCTATTGGAGCCGAACACGAAGAGGCCATCAAGGCTGCCACCGAAAAGTACCAGAAGGTCTATAAAACGGAACTGGAGAACATCAGGAGTAGGTTTAAGCTCATGGCAGCGTCGACGATGGAAAGAAGTCCGAGCGATTCAAGTCTTGAGAAGATCGAG CGTCCTGAAATGATTGAGCTTGTCAACCACGAGGCGATTGTGGCAAAGTTGCGGGAGGACATGAAGACTGAGAGGACAACAGCCATTCGTGGTGCCATCGAGAAGGAAAGATCGGAATGTGCTGCCAAATTGGACCATGAACTGAGGCTGGCCAGGCAGAGAAACGACGCCGAGAGACAGGTCTGGTTCAATGAAGCCATGCGTCGGGTGATCGAGGAGAAGGAGAGGCAGCTCGAAACTCATAGGTCCAGGGAAGCCATGCTGTCCGAAGAGTGTGAACGCTTCAAGGTAACCATCAGGAGGCTCACCGAGTCGGAGACCATGATTCGACAAACGCTTACCGAAACC GTCGAGAGTCTTGAGGCAGACAAAGTAAGACTAGAGGCGAACATGGAGGCTGATAGAAACGAGTTGAAAGACCGTGAGGACAAGTTGAAGGAGTTGGAATCCGAGAGAGATAAATTGCGGGCGGAGCTGAATGACGAGCGTCTGAAGATGAGCGAGGGAGGTGGGTGCTTGGAGGAGGCTGTGAAGATGCTGGAGGCGAAGAACGAGAGGCTGGAGACGATAAATGCGGGGGCTGACTCACGACTGCAAAAGCTGGAGGCGGAGAAGGACAAGCTGAAGGCAGAGCTGGAGATCCACAGAAAAATTGACGACATTGAAGTCTCGGAGTCCAAGAAGGTACGGCTTGAGTCAGAGCCAGACCTCCAGGAATTGATACGGCGACTCGAGCTAGTCGAGGGCGAGAACAAGCGGTTAAAATCGGAGATGCGAATCCTCCGCGAGGGCAGAAGCATCCTTGAATCGAAAGTCGAGGCTCTGAAGTCCGACAATGTCGCCCTGAAGATGGAACTCGTCGAGGAAAGATCGCGGCGCCGGAATTGCACCGGCGAGGCGATGACCGCCTCCGCTGCTCCTGATCCTCGCGAAAAAGACATGTGCGCCTCAGTCGCCGTGCTTCCGGAATCTTCGAGCCGCGATGCCGCGACGAGCCCCGAACCCAGCAGGCGAAAGTCGTCGGTCCACGTCGACAACAAACTTACTCGCAGCACAAGAAACCTCATCCAACAGTCAAAGATCAGCATCTGCACGTGCAATCCAGGCGACATCGTCCTCGTGCTGTGGGAACCTGCTTACTCATCTTACACAGTACTTCAAGAAACCGATGCAATATATTTAGTGCACTCCGACAGTATCGTCCTTCTCGATCTGAAACTTAATCCCGACGGCACTCCGAAGAAGAATCACACGGTTGCTGAGGTTGTCAAAAAAGAGTGGTGCCTCGCGAAAAAG GCAAATAACCGATATAAAGTTGAGGAAGGCAAAACATTTTATCGGGTTAAACTTAAGCCACAGCAGAAAGAGACCGGTAGTACTTACACTGGAAGTAGAGTCAGCAGTAGCTGTCAGACGAGCGAGGCATTGATGAAAGGATCTCCGTCATCGTCTCATCAACATCAGCCTTCATCCCACTGA